TGCTCGTCCTTAGGCCACAACCAAAGAGGCCTTAAAGGAAAAGCACACCTACACCTCAGAAACAGTACAGGTATTATCTGAAAATACCCTTCCTACAGCACATTTGGaaagttaaaatgaaaacaagcttAGCTTGTCTGAGCTGCAAACACCTGTCTGAAAGAACTCCTCCTGCTCACATTACTTCATTTAAGTTTCAATgccagaaagaaaggaggaaatagAAATGTTACATCTGATTTGTGTGAAATATATTGAAGAGGTCTTCTAAAGGTCTTGAAACTTCTGCATATTTGAGAGGCTTTTCCCCTTTGATTAATaagcaattttaaaagcatttatgaCAAGTGAGTGAATTCCTACAGTCAGATCAACATTCGTTAGTGAGCAGAACAGTATGTGAACATCTGACAACTTGCTTATTCTAATGGTCATTAGACATCATTAGATTTAGGAAGTTAATTCTTGTACTGCACAGATGAATagtctttttctgcctttggcACAAAGGCAGCAATAACACTCAAACTTGAACCCATTGAGAGGTACACAATGTACATATTAATTGAACATTAGTTAAAGGAACACTACGTGTTCAGATGAACTTGTCTGAACACTACCCTACTTAAACTTGGTGTGGCTATAAGCAACCACCCAAGCACCAGCGTGAGAAGTGCTACACAAAAAGAATCAGTTAACGACTCCTTACCTTCATAGTTTACTTGACCGTCACCATCAATGTCTGCTTCCCTAATCATTTCATCAACTTCTTCATCTGTTAGCTTCTCCCCAAGATTTGTCATCACATGACGGAGTTCTGCAGCACTAATGTAACCATTGCCATCCTGGGAGGGATAAAAGGAACACTGGAATAGACTTGCCTAAGGCCTAGTGACTTAACTATAACTTAAGAACATTGCAGAGCAAACTGAACATTAAGAAGTTAACATAGCTTTAACCACTAGCATTTGCACAAGGCAAATGAGAGCTGCAAACATACCTTCAACATTGTCCAATCTCTTAGtcttaaaaagacattttaagatCAACTTATCCAATATAGTCTACTTTGGCTGTCGTATTCAAACATTTTTATACCACTGACAATGCAATCAGCACCTTTTGCAACCATCTTAGGTGATGGATGTCTATTAACTTATGTGACTGTGGTTCAAGTGGTCCTTAAAACAAGCTACTTATCTGATTTGCCTATTTAACAGGATTCCAGCACAAAGCCACAAGGCCTTCAGAGACTACTTTTACATATTCCACGCTAGCTGGGACACCAAATATTGAAGTACTAGTGTATACGAACTCAACTGACTTTCCTCTCCAACACCCAAGGTACTTCACATCGTATGTTTTCGGCTCAAAGGTGCATCTTAAGTAAATCAAGTAACTTTAGACTCTTTTAGCGATTCACTTAGCAAAGACTACATGAAagatttaaaacattattttaagtaCTTAAAACAATTTCCCTGCCAGTTGTGTACGAGTATTTTAGTATCATAACAAGCAGTACCTTAAACAGCGTCACCTGCTACTATCCTGACACCTCATTTGACTTTCAGCTACAGTACCACAGTAGACTGAACTTTAGGGTGACTGGTCAATCTAGAGGTTCCAGATAACAGGACTGCAAATACCCCTCAGCTTCAGGAGGAAGCACATCAGAAGTCAGACAGTTTTCTCAAAAGGAATATTTAAGGTAAACATTATAGTACCTTGTCAAAGACACGGAACGCTTCTCTAATTTCTTCTTCACTATCTgtatctttcatttttcttgccATCATTGTCAGAAACTCTGGAAAGTCAATTGTGCCATTGCCTGAAAGACAATCACTTTGttagaaaaatgtgtttcatgCACTTCATTAAATTACTTATTAGTGAAGTCTTACCATCAGCGTCTACTTCATTGATCATATCCTGTAGCTCTGCTTCTGTGGGGTTTTGACCAAGCGATCTCATCACCGTCCCCAACTCCTTTGTAGTTATAGTACCATCCCCATCCTTGTCAAATAGTGAAAAAGCTTCTTTGAATTCTGTACAACAACAAGAAAGTTAATCCCTTCAGCTTTGAAAGGTTAACTTAATTCACTGCTGCCTATTGTTCTAAGGTACTTGATTTCATTCTTGTAAGAAAATTCTGGTATACTGCTCAGCCAGCGTAACTGTAATGCCAATATCAAAGCACCAACATCTGAAAAACTACCCACCAGTCTACTAATCAACCACATTTTGACCTAAACTAAGATGGAAGGTCATCCATTTCAGAAGTACTCAGATGTTTGTTACTATCTATCTTGAAAAGGATTCTTAACACAGAATTGAAATAGCTATCTGGAACTAGAATGATCCACATTCTTGGTAGGAACTGTATCTCAACAGAAAACAGCATGGaattaaatgagaaaattgaaaattggtacttaaaatataaatgctatAGCTTAACAGCACCTTTATTACTAATTGAGGAGATGAGCCAATAGAAAAAGGTATGGTCAGACCAAACTAAAACCAAGTTTCTCATTATAACCCACTTCTGCTAGACACAGATGTCTGAACAATGCAATGCTACCACAGTTGTTCAAGGAGGAAAGTCACTGGAGTCTTCATTTCTGAAAAGCTGCTTAGAAAATTGCTTTGGCCCTACTGCATCCTGAAACAGCACTCACAGAAGTGTTTCTGACTAGTTTTAAGACTGCTTTAGCTGTGTTTCAACATTACCTCTTAAACCCCTACAATGGCTGTACTGTAGCCAGGAATATTAATACAAGCATAACATGTTTAATTGTCCAGTCCAAAAATGGAGCTGGTTTTAATCCATGCCATCTGTTTGTCTTTGGCCACAGACCTTAAACGAGCTCACTGGGCTGTAGTAGCTCATACACACGACAGTTAAACATGAAAATCTTAACTTCTAGAGTTCAGATCCTTTTACAGCTTCCAAAGCACCTAAGATCATGCCTTTGGACAACTTGTCAGCTCAAGGGTACTCCATCAGAAATACTTccaagtattattttttttttccaacatttcCAAGCAGCCAGCTTCCCAGATGGTGGGTTTCCCAGACCAGAATTAGTCACAGTAAAAACTGTGTTTTCACATGACCTGCATGAAGTCTTACTTCATCCACTTCATACTCTGAAACCCTTGAGGTAAGTACAAGCTGCCAAGTGTTAAAAATGAAACTACAAAAATAGGCTTTTTATAGTTCATGAATGCAGCTATAATACCAGTCACAATCAAGTCTCAGGAAAAAAGCCCTACTCTTCTACATCTAACAGTTTGAAGTGTTCCAAAAGCCAACTCCCACTGTTTAGCCCATAAGAATTGGAGCAAGGATACTACAGGACCAAACAAAACTGTTTGAAGCCAGTACTGTATAATCACCAAGCACCTGTACCTACAGTCAGTCCCAAACAGTCTTTGGGATTAGTTTCAGTTATCTTAGAGGCAACAAATAAGTTTATGTTTTACAccagggaaggaaaggtttTCAGGTCGAGGCTACTACAGAAGTTCATAGTCAAACATGGAAGGACCTCAAAAGGGGAAAGTTGAAGAGTCAAGTGCTCAAGTGTTATTCAAAATGTTTAGCTGTTAACAACTTTGTCCTTCACATGAAGGTCAACCATCACTAACCTAACCATGAAGCAGACTTCTCAGCATTGCAGTGACCTTGCTTAGAAGAAGTAAtacttaacttttttttttaacacaaaattTAAAAGCTTTCTTTCTACAAAAATAGGCTTTCCAGTGGTATGCTCTGAACACTTGAAAGGAACCACTCAAAGGACAATTCTACCCTTCTTTTACTCAAAGATGCTGTAGGCTAAGAAGCAACCAGCTAAAAATCATAAGCATAaccataaagaaaataaagcaagtcAAAGATTAGCAGCATATTCCCATTTGAAATGCTGAATCAAGTTaggaatataattaaaataccTCCTTAACCACTT
This DNA window, taken from Pseudopipra pipra isolate bDixPip1 chromosome 3, bDixPip1.hap1, whole genome shotgun sequence, encodes the following:
- the CALM2 gene encoding calmodulin-2; the encoded protein is MADQLTEEQIAEFKEAFSLFDKDGDGTITTKELGTVMRSLGQNPTEAELQDMINEVDADGNGTIDFPEFLTMMARKMKDTDSEEEIREAFRVFDKDGNGYISAAELRHVMTNLGEKLTDEEVDEMIREADIDGDGQVNYEEFVQMMTAK